The following are encoded in a window of Amycolatopsis solani genomic DNA:
- the treY gene encoding malto-oligosyltrehalose synthase → MTVPESTYRVQLRPEFTFADAAGLAGYLRDLGIGALYASPVLDATPGSTHGYDVVDPTRARPELGGEDARRELSAKLKEAGLGLVVDIVPNHMSVEVPKANRFWWDVLRHGRDSQYAAYFDVDWDRGPILLPVLGDDDAVADLSVDGGELVYYDHRFPLAPGTEGGTPQEVHERQHYRLIGWRRGNAELTYRRFFDITNLAAVRVEDPTVFAETHGEVLRWVAAGDVTGLRVDHPDGLADPGGYFRRLRENAPGAWIVAEKILHPGEPLPQSWPVDGTTGYDALREIAGVFVDPDGEPGFTELANELGVKTGYHRVEAEARRLVTDRILVAEVRRIAALLRDVDAGTARQAVAETMIAFPVYRSYLPEGAAHWAAAIAGARQARPDLAEALEALDAQVRAEPDGELATRLQQTSGMVVAKGTEDTTFYRYTRFAALNEVGGNPDRFGLDVEEFHRLAAEREAGYPAAMTTLTTHDTKRSEDTRARMAVLAELPGEFAEAVRRWTAKHGIDEPSLNLLAWQTLVSTWPIEPGRLRDYLDKAAKEAKLRTSWTEHDEAFEAAVAAWPDAVVDDADVAAFVARIERPGWSNSLGQKLVQLTAPGVPDVYQGTELWDFSLVDPDNRRPVDYAVRRELLTRIADGELPEIDASGAAKLLVVHKALKLRQEHPSLFHGYRPLRAEGVAAEHCLAFTRSPDLAVAVTRLPVGLEAAGGWRDTVLPLPDGVWTDVLTGRDATPDLATLFDRYPVALLVRGDA, encoded by the coding sequence ATGACGGTGCCGGAGTCGACCTACCGGGTGCAGCTGCGCCCGGAGTTCACCTTCGCCGACGCGGCCGGCCTCGCCGGCTACCTGCGCGACCTCGGCATCGGCGCGCTCTACGCGTCGCCGGTGCTGGACGCGACGCCCGGGTCGACGCACGGCTACGACGTCGTCGACCCGACGCGCGCGCGGCCCGAGCTGGGCGGCGAGGACGCCCGCCGCGAGCTGAGCGCGAAGCTGAAGGAGGCCGGGCTCGGCCTGGTCGTGGACATCGTGCCGAACCACATGTCGGTCGAGGTCCCGAAGGCGAACCGGTTCTGGTGGGACGTGCTCCGGCACGGTCGCGACTCGCAGTACGCGGCCTACTTCGACGTCGACTGGGACCGCGGCCCGATCCTGCTGCCGGTGCTGGGCGACGACGACGCCGTCGCGGACCTGTCGGTCGACGGCGGCGAACTCGTCTACTACGACCACCGCTTCCCGCTCGCCCCCGGCACCGAAGGCGGGACGCCGCAAGAGGTCCACGAGCGCCAGCACTACCGCCTGATCGGCTGGCGCCGCGGCAACGCGGAGCTGACCTACCGCCGGTTCTTCGACATCACGAACCTGGCCGCCGTGCGCGTCGAGGACCCGACGGTGTTCGCCGAGACGCACGGCGAGGTGCTGCGCTGGGTCGCCGCCGGCGACGTCACGGGCCTGCGCGTCGACCACCCGGACGGCCTCGCCGACCCCGGCGGCTACTTCCGGCGGCTGCGCGAGAACGCCCCGGGCGCGTGGATCGTGGCGGAGAAGATCCTGCACCCGGGCGAGCCGCTGCCGCAGAGCTGGCCGGTCGACGGGACCACCGGCTACGACGCCCTGCGCGAGATCGCCGGTGTGTTCGTGGACCCGGACGGCGAGCCCGGCTTCACCGAGCTCGCGAACGAGCTGGGCGTGAAGACCGGCTACCACCGCGTCGAGGCCGAGGCCCGGCGCCTGGTCACCGACCGCATCCTGGTCGCCGAGGTCCGGCGGATCGCCGCGCTGCTGCGGGACGTCGACGCCGGAACCGCGCGGCAGGCGGTGGCCGAGACCATGATCGCCTTCCCGGTCTACCGCTCCTACCTGCCCGAAGGCGCGGCGCACTGGGCCGCCGCGATCGCCGGGGCGCGCCAGGCCCGGCCCGACCTCGCCGAGGCGCTCGAAGCCCTCGACGCGCAGGTCCGCGCCGAGCCGGACGGCGAGCTGGCCACCCGGCTCCAGCAGACGTCCGGCATGGTGGTGGCCAAGGGCACCGAGGACACGACGTTCTACCGCTACACCCGTTTCGCCGCGCTCAACGAGGTCGGCGGCAACCCGGACCGCTTCGGCCTGGACGTCGAGGAGTTCCACCGGCTGGCGGCCGAGCGCGAAGCCGGTTACCCGGCCGCGATGACGACGCTGACCACGCACGACACCAAGCGCTCCGAGGACACCCGCGCCCGGATGGCCGTGCTCGCCGAACTGCCCGGCGAGTTCGCCGAAGCGGTCCGGCGGTGGACCGCGAAGCACGGGATCGACGAGCCGTCGCTCAACCTGCTCGCCTGGCAGACGCTCGTGTCCACCTGGCCGATCGAGCCGGGCCGGCTGCGGGACTACCTCGACAAGGCGGCGAAGGAGGCCAAGCTCCGGACCAGCTGGACCGAGCACGACGAAGCCTTCGAGGCCGCCGTCGCCGCCTGGCCCGACGCCGTCGTGGACGACGCCGACGTCGCCGCGTTCGTCGCGCGGATCGAACGGCCGGGCTGGAGCAACTCGCTCGGCCAGAAGCTCGTTCAGCTGACCGCGCCCGGCGTCCCGGACGTCTACCAGGGCACCGAACTGTGGGACTTCTCGCTGGTCGACCCGGACAACCGCCGCCCGGTCGACTACGCGGTCCGCCGCGAGCTGCTCACGCGGATCGCCGACGGCGAGCTGCCGGAGATCGACGCGTCGGGCGCGGCGAAGCTGCTGGTCGTGCACAAGGCGCTGAAGCTGCGCCAGGAGCACCCCTCGCTGTTCCACGGCTACCGGCCGCTGCGTGCCGAGGGCGTCGCGGCGGAGCACTGCCTGGCGTTCACCCGCAGCCCCGATCTGGCCGTCGCGGTCACCCGGCTGCCGGTCGGCCTCGAAGCCGCGGGCGGCTGGCGCGACACCGTGCTCCCGCTGCCGGACGGCGTCTGGACCGACGTCCTCACCGGCCGCGACGCGACGCCGGACCTGGCCACCCTGTTCGACCGCTACCCCGTCGCGTTGCTGGTGCGAGGAGACGCATGA